The Raphanus sativus cultivar WK10039 unplaced genomic scaffold, ASM80110v3 Scaffold0752, whole genome shotgun sequence genome segment CTTGCCTTGTCTTGCAGGTAGCTCTTCCTTGTCTTAAGTCAATGACTTGGGGGATGGAGAGTAAGAATACAATCCCGGGTGGTAGAGTTGCAGTTATCAATTTAAAGGTGTGCATTACACGAACCAGAAACGTTTTCTGTATGGTTTTTGCGTTCATATTAATGAACAGTTTATTAATAGTCTTTGTTGCTTCCTGCAAAATTGTGATAGACCGCAGAAgtgaggattttttttttctatgatgTGTTTCAGTTGCACGATTACAGAAAGTTTCCCTCGGCAGATATGGAGGTCAAGTTTCAGCTGTCTAGCGTTACACTTGAACCTATGTTAAGGTCTATGGCTTACATCAGCGAACAACTCTCAGCTCCAGCGAATAGAGTAGCTGTCATCAATTTGAAGGTATGCTTCTTATACTCTAGGTAGCTTCTCCTTTAGGCTTCATTTGCTCTATCTGTGTGTCACTTTCAAGTAAATGGCCGGTCTTGAACAAAGACTAGAATCACTATttgtatatgaaaatttatttcatGTCTGCATATGTAAAATTGTTCTTTTGGAACCCACTTGAATTTAAGCAACAACAAAAACAGCTGGAGAATTTGTTTGACTACTACATAGAGGACTCATGTTCATGAAAGGCTTTAGTAGCCATATTCTTTCATGATGCATTATTCATGGGAAAACGGAATTGCTTATGTTTATCTGTCTCTCTTTGTTTGAAATAAAGAGTTTCTCAACTGAGACCTTTTTGTTTATCTTATACTCCAGCTGCAAGACACTGAGACAACAACAGGAGAATCAGAGGTCAAATTTCAGGTGTCCAGGGATACACTAGGGGCAATGTTGAGATCAATGGCTTATATCCGTGAGCAGCTCTCTATTGTTGTAAGTACACACTTCCTTTTATTTACTTACAAACAAAGCCATATTATTACTACTTATATAGACTCTAAAACTGTAACTTTGCATTTGCAGGGAGAGCTACAGACAGAACCACAAGGGAAGAAGCAACGCAAGTGAAAGAGAGAAGCAACCAcggaaatttttttaaaaaaaaattgtaaacgtAGGAAGGAAGATCCCTCATTAGGATTCGTGTGTTCAATCTTTGTGATTGATGTTGTACGTTACAATGTGTAATATGTGCAAGTGTGGAGAAACAGGTGGGGGCATTGAGTCTTGATTCAGGGCAGGCTttgaattgtatatatatcCTTTTTTCAGACATCGATGAACCACCCATTCGCTTGAAGTGCAACGTTAGATTTGGTTGGTCAcagtgatttatttattttattttattttgaaaagaaagcAGCATTGAGGGACACAATAAAAGATCCAAGTAAGAAATGATGCTTGATGAGACGCAATATGGGACAAGAATTCTCACACATTTACATCATCGTCCAACAGACAACAAAGCACATGAAAAGCAGCTAAGGAAATATAGCGACTGCATTCCTTAtgccaaaacaacaaaaagaatacATACATCAAAGGACAAGTAAATTGCTAATCCCTCTAACACTGATTCCTTCAACCCGAACGGGTAGACTCGGTCACCATGTGTCTACAAGCTCCTGTAATCAACGACGGTTACCTCTTCCTCTGGAGCATCTAGGTCTTGATAGCTGCCATCATTTTCTCATTACATTAGTTTCAATGTAGTTTTTTTCCCACCTGGAAAATCAAAGTTTGGGGAATGGATTGAAACAAAAGAACAATTGCCACAtcgtttttcttttgatcatcTGAACCGTGTTCGATCGTCTCTCACACTTCATGAACATGTAGCTGAACCTTAATCCTCGTCGACCAAACTATATAGTTTGTCGATGAAATGTTTGGGGGTTATCAAAGATGTATTTTCGAAAGTACGaacgggtcagaatctagtttagTAGGTTAAACATAAGTCTTTTTTTGACAACACATACAAAGACCTAATACATATTTGACTATTGACCCAAAAATAGGGAAAAAGGACCAAGAGAACTGTAAAAAAAAGTGACCGGTGAGAGTAACAACACCTGGAGAGAAAGTTACCGTTTTGAGTC includes the following:
- the LOC108845102 gene encoding protein FAR1-RELATED SEQUENCE 3; the encoded protein is MTWGMESKNTIPGGRVAVINLKLHDYRKFPSADMEVKFQLSSVTLEPMLRSMAYISEQLSAPANRVAVINLKLQDTETTTGESEVKFQVSRDTLGAMLRSMAYIREQLSIVGELQTEPQGKKQRK